A part of Desulfomicrobium baculatum DSM 4028 genomic DNA contains:
- a CDS encoding nitroreductase family protein → MIDFHIDKDKCIQCGECAADCPAGIIEMREFPEITDEGRCYRCQHCYTVCPTGAVSILGLTPEESEPAKDLPSPAQMTDLIKWRRSVRRYKDDNVPKDLIDELVNTTCHAPTGVNAQGVVFTVVRDKAFMDTLRRETLDRLGALADAGKLPEGLISQYLGFAVQAWRTDGRDVIFRGAPHMLLTSTPPGVPCAVQDAHIALTTFELLASSHGLGTLWDGMFMMALAVCPQLRETLRIPADHAIGYALLFGRPDVQYHRPVKRGPAKVNILE, encoded by the coding sequence ATGATCGACTTTCACATAGACAAGGACAAGTGCATCCAGTGCGGCGAATGCGCGGCCGACTGTCCGGCCGGCATCATCGAGATGCGGGAGTTCCCCGAAATCACCGATGAAGGGCGCTGCTACCGCTGTCAGCACTGCTACACCGTCTGCCCGACAGGGGCCGTGTCCATCCTGGGACTGACGCCCGAAGAGAGCGAACCGGCGAAAGACCTGCCGTCCCCGGCGCAGATGACCGACCTGATCAAATGGCGTCGCTCCGTGCGGCGCTACAAGGATGATAACGTTCCCAAGGACCTCATCGACGAACTCGTCAACACCACCTGCCACGCGCCGACCGGGGTCAACGCCCAGGGCGTCGTGTTCACGGTGGTCCGGGACAAGGCGTTTATGGACACCTTGCGCCGCGAAACGCTGGACCGCCTCGGAGCACTGGCCGACGCCGGAAAGCTGCCGGAAGGGCTCATCTCCCAATACCTGGGCTTCGCCGTCCAGGCCTGGCGGACGGACGGCCGCGACGTCATCTTCCGGGGCGCGCCGCACATGCTGCTGACAAGCACGCCGCCCGGCGTGCCCTGTGCGGTGCAGGACGCGCACATCGCCCTGACCACCTTCGAACTCCTGGCCAGCTCCCATGGCCTCGGCACCCTCTGGGACGGCATGTTCATGATGGCCCTGGCCGTCTGTCCGCAGCTTCGGGAAACCCTGCGCATCCCGGCCGATCACGCCATCGGTTACGCGCTGCTCTTCGGCAGGCCGGACGTCCAGTACCACCGCCCCGTCAAAAGGGGCCCGGCCAAGGTCAATATCCTCGAATAG
- a CDS encoding flavodoxin family protein, with protein sequence MYVVAVNGSPRKGGNTEILLNHALEPLKKAGWETELVQVGGQNIRGCQACYKCFVRKDGQCSMKKDVFNEIMEKLLRADALIFGSPTYFADVSAELKALMDRAGLVALANDRAFKGKIGAAVVAVRRGGATHVYDSINHMFLMNQMLIPGSVYWNMGYGRDKGEVEGDAEGLGNMKNLGQTIAWLGAAIKPHLDSFPALETVSE encoded by the coding sequence ATGTACGTAGTCGCAGTCAACGGCAGCCCGCGCAAGGGCGGCAACACGGAAATCCTCTTGAACCACGCCCTCGAACCCCTGAAAAAGGCGGGCTGGGAAACGGAACTGGTGCAGGTCGGCGGACAGAACATCCGGGGCTGTCAGGCCTGCTACAAATGCTTCGTGCGCAAGGACGGACAATGCTCCATGAAAAAAGACGTCTTCAACGAGATCATGGAAAAACTCCTGCGCGCCGACGCCCTCATATTCGGCTCGCCGACCTACTTCGCCGATGTCTCCGCTGAACTCAAAGCCCTGATGGACCGCGCGGGCCTCGTGGCCCTGGCCAACGACCGCGCCTTCAAGGGCAAGATCGGGGCGGCCGTGGTGGCCGTGCGGCGCGGCGGAGCGACCCACGTCTATGACAGCATCAACCACATGTTCCTCATGAACCAGATGCTCATCCCCGGTTCCGTGTACTGGAACATGGGCTACGGCCGGGACAAGGGCGAGGTCGAGGGCGATGCCGAAGGGCTTGGCAACATGAAGAATCTGGGGCAGACCATCGCCTGGCTGGGGGCGGCGATCAAACCGCATCTGGACAGCTTTCCGGCTCTTGAAACCGTGAGCGAGTAA
- a CDS encoding winged helix-turn-helix transcriptional regulator → MDENQPRPCKIKEISGKRYRCYFELTLAVIGGKWKPIILYHLSLAEAVRFGELRRGMHDVTERMLTRQLRELEADGLIHREVYREVPPRVEYSLTEMGRSLIPLLLQMRAWGVDYEKFLGADVIFAGEGYERPEMTAGECAQGIRTGSD, encoded by the coding sequence ATGGACGAAAATCAGCCTCGGCCCTGCAAAATCAAGGAAATCTCCGGCAAACGCTACCGCTGCTATTTCGAGCTGACCCTGGCGGTCATCGGCGGAAAGTGGAAGCCCATCATCCTTTACCACCTGTCCCTGGCCGAAGCCGTGCGTTTCGGGGAACTCCGGCGCGGCATGCACGATGTGACCGAGCGCATGCTGACTCGGCAACTGCGTGAGCTGGAGGCCGACGGGCTGATACACCGCGAAGTGTACCGCGAAGTGCCGCCCCGCGTCGAGTACTCCCTGACGGAAATGGGCCGAAGCCTCATTCCGCTGCTCCTGCAGATGCGGGCCTGGGGCGTGGACTATGAGAAGTTTCTGGGTGCGGACGTGATTTTTGCGGGTGAAGGGTACGAGAGGCCGGAAATGACGGCGGGGGAGTGCGCGCAGGGTATTCGCACGGGCAGTGATTGA
- a CDS encoding type II toxin-antitoxin system RelE/ParE family toxin, translating into MSRTHHVVWAAVARNDLKQIIDHIAQDSPDDAQHILHKIRQRTAELHAMPDQGRIVPELKEQGIQTYRELIVAPWRIVYRVTDTTVFVLSVIDSRRSVEDILLDRLIK; encoded by the coding sequence ATGAGCAGGACGCATCACGTCGTCTGGGCCGCCGTGGCCCGCAACGATCTCAAGCAGATCATCGACCATATCGCCCAGGACAGCCCAGACGATGCGCAGCACATTCTTCACAAGATCAGACAGCGGACAGCGGAACTCCACGCCATGCCGGATCAAGGCAGGATCGTTCCGGAATTGAAAGAACAGGGCATACAGACGTACCGCGAGCTCATCGTCGCCCCGTGGAGAATCGTCTACAGGGTCACGGACACAACGGTTTTTGTTTTGTCCGTCATCGATTCGAGGCGTAGTGTCGAAGACATCCTGCTCGACAGACTCATCAAATGA